CCGAGTAGTCCTGGCTCCGCTGGTTGTAGTCGCGGCCGAGGAACACCGAGCCCTCCTCGCTCCCGTAGGAGAGGGGGCCCATGCGGCTCATGCCGTACTCGCAGACCATCGCCCGCGCGATGGTCGTGAGCTGCTTGATGTCGTTCGACGCGCCGGTGGTCAGCTTGCCGAAGAAGATCTCCTCCGCGATGCGGCCGCCGAGCGCCGACTGGATCTGCGCCTCGAACTGCTCCTTCGTGCGGCCGAGGACGTCGCCCTTCGGGAGCGGCATCGTCACGCCGAGCGCGCGGCCGCGCGGGATGATCGTCACCTTGTGGACGGGGTCGTGGTTCGAGTTCGCGATCATCATGACCGCGTGGCCCGCCTCGTGGACGGCCGTGTTCCACTTCTCCTCTTCCGTCATCACCATCGAGCGGCGCTCGGAGCCCATGAGGACCTTGTCCTTCGCGAGCTCGAAGTCCGCCTGGCTCACCGCGTCCTTGTCCTGACGCGCGGCGAGGAGGGCCGCCTCGTTGACGAGGTTCTCGAGGTCCGCGCCGGCGAAGCCGGGCGTGCCGCGCGCGATCGTCTCCATGTCGACGTCGGGCGAGAGCGGGACGCGCTTCGTGTGGACGCGCAGGATCTGCTCGCGGCCGCGGACGTCGGGCCGGTTCACCGTGATGCGACGATCGAAGCGGCCCGGACGGAGGATCGCGGGGTCGAGGACGTCGGGGCGGTTCGTCGCCGCGATGATGATGACGCCCTCGTTCGACTCGAAGCCATCCATCTCGACGAGGAGCTGGTTCAGCGTCTGCTCGCGCTCGTCGTGACCGCCGCCGAGGCCCGCGCCGCGGTGACGGCCGACCGCGTCGATCTCGTCGATGAAGATGATGCAGGGTGCATGCTTCTTCCCCTGCTCGAAGAGGTCACGGACGCGCGAGGCGCCGACGCCGACGAACATCTCGACGAAGTCCGAGCCCGAGATGCTGAAGAAGGGGACCCCCGCCTCGCCCGCGATCGCGCGCGCGAGGAGCGTCTTGCCGGTGCCGGGCGGGCCGATCATCAGGACGCCCTTCGGGATGCGGCCGCCGAGGCGCTGGAACTTCTTCGGGTCCTTGAGGAAGG
The sequence above is a segment of the Labilithrix sp. genome. Coding sequences within it:
- the ftsH gene encoding ATP-dependent zinc metalloprotease FtsH encodes the protein MFLTIWQFLTPADKKVPVAFTDFVSDVKQGKVDEIKIKDHEYSYRVRGADQTKGGGWREATGPIADEKMLENLKPEDPKAAPPKVFFEKEDQSPFWSSTIITLIPMGFLILMFFLFMRQLQAGGGKAMSFGKSKARMLSDSQNKITFADVAGVEEAKDEVEEIIAFLKDPKKFQRLGGRIPKGVLMIGPPGTGKTLLARAIAGEAGVPFFSISGSDFVEMFVGVGASRVRDLFEQGKKHAPCIIFIDEIDAVGRHRGAGLGGGHDEREQTLNQLLVEMDGFESNEGVIIIAATNRPDVLDPAILRPGRFDRRITVNRPDVRGREQILRVHTKRVPLSPDVDMETIARGTPGFAGADLENLVNEAALLAARQDKDAVSQADFELAKDKVLMGSERRSMVMTEEEKWNTAVHEAGHAVMMIANSNHDPVHKVTIIPRGRALGVTMPLPKGDVLGRTKEQFEAQIQSALGGRIAEEIFFGKLTTGASNDIKQLTTIARAMVCEYGMSRMGPLSYGSEEGSVFLGRDYNQRSQDYSEQTAREIDQEVRRIIDEQYVVVRQLLESKRDRVEAIAKYLLERETLDAEELKAIFEGREIPPRERVIVPTYAEKEKAKAAQRKGASIFGGPPKPATS